Proteins from a single region of Haloterrigena alkaliphila:
- a CDS encoding GNAT family N-acetyltransferase, producing MVQTTAVPSASDGGEDGATATSESIRTLTESASGLEVRVLETIRAIPAAQWNDVVEQTTCGSVFHRHEWLDAIEIGLEYTPRHLVVEKDGNLIGLLPNFVVDIEKTPFRRLSSSYPGFGGPLVTTDVPESLSLLTEAATDLCSGRTVVHQIRGLDTNYLRYNNFLQAEGYEPYRRECRFVLDLTQGYEEIREGMSKSRQKGIDRGRDGDYEIVEEPLTRSNIARFHEVYERVMHRVDGDVYPLSFFERLLAMDSRLLLVTIRIDGEYAGGFLELIDEERSSIHGFFAAVPQEYFGDHASELLYDHVIKWGIDNGFDSYDFGSSNADFEDGVFRFKEGFGATPMPILVWERGCSPLWRVLKTGRSLYWPHK from the coding sequence ATGGTCCAGACGACCGCGGTACCTTCCGCATCGGACGGGGGGGAGGACGGTGCTACCGCTACCAGCGAGTCGATCAGGACGCTGACCGAGTCGGCGTCCGGTCTCGAGGTACGGGTTCTCGAAACGATTCGAGCGATCCCGGCGGCCCAGTGGAACGACGTCGTCGAGCAAACGACGTGTGGCAGCGTCTTCCATCGCCACGAGTGGCTCGACGCGATCGAAATCGGACTCGAGTACACGCCGCGACATCTCGTCGTCGAAAAAGACGGCAATCTGATCGGGTTGCTCCCAAATTTCGTCGTCGACATCGAAAAGACGCCGTTTCGCCGGCTCTCGTCGTCGTATCCCGGATTCGGCGGCCCGCTGGTCACCACCGACGTCCCCGAGTCGCTCTCGCTGCTCACCGAGGCCGCCACCGACCTCTGTTCGGGACGGACGGTCGTTCACCAGATCCGTGGACTCGATACGAACTATCTCCGGTACAATAATTTCCTGCAGGCGGAGGGGTACGAACCCTACCGGCGGGAGTGTCGGTTCGTCCTCGATCTCACGCAGGGGTACGAGGAGATCCGCGAGGGGATGAGCAAGAGCAGGCAGAAGGGGATCGACCGCGGCCGCGACGGCGACTACGAAATCGTCGAAGAACCGCTCACACGATCGAACATCGCGCGATTCCACGAGGTGTACGAACGGGTTATGCACCGCGTCGACGGCGACGTCTATCCGCTCTCGTTTTTCGAACGGTTGCTGGCGATGGACTCGCGGTTGCTGCTCGTCACGATCCGAATCGACGGCGAGTACGCGGGCGGGTTTCTGGAACTCATCGACGAGGAGCGCTCCTCCATCCACGGCTTCTTCGCCGCGGTTCCACAGGAATACTTCGGCGATCACGCGTCGGAACTGCTCTACGACCACGTGATCAAGTGGGGGATCGACAACGGGTTCGACAGCTACGACTTCGGGAGTTCGAACGCGGACTTCGAGGACGGCGTCTTCCGGTTCAAGGAAGGGTTCGGCGCCACGCCGATGCCCATTCTCGTCTGGGAACGCGGCTGTAGTCCGCTCTGGAGAGTGCTCAAAACGGGCCGTTCGCTGTACTGGCCGCACAAATGA
- a CDS encoding transcription elongation factor Spt5: MGIYAVKTTASQERTVADMIINREEPEIHAALAPDSLTSYVMVESEGNAVLERVLEDIPHARSIVPGTSDISEVEHFLSPKPDVEGIAEGDIVELIAGPFKGEKAQVQRIDEGKDQVTVELYEATVPIPVTVRGDQIRVLDSDER; encoded by the coding sequence ATGGGCATCTACGCCGTCAAAACTACGGCCAGTCAGGAGCGCACCGTCGCGGACATGATCATCAACCGCGAGGAGCCCGAGATCCACGCGGCGCTCGCGCCCGACTCGCTGACCTCCTACGTGATGGTCGAGTCCGAGGGCAACGCCGTCCTCGAGCGCGTCCTCGAGGACATCCCCCACGCCCGGAGCATCGTGCCGGGAACGTCAGACATCTCGGAGGTCGAGCACTTCCTCTCGCCCAAACCGGACGTCGAGGGGATCGCCGAGGGCGACATCGTCGAACTCATCGCCGGTCCGTTCAAGGGCGAGAAGGCCCAGGTACAGCGCATCGACGAGGGCAAGGATCAGGTGACCGTCGAACTCTACGAGGCGACGGTCCCGATTCCCGTGACGGTTCGCGGGGACCAGATCCGCGTGCTGGACAGTGACGAGCGCTAA
- a CDS encoding protein translocase SEC61 complex subunit gamma: protein MDVPYDLTSYVRVLKMATTPTTEEFLQVSKIAGAGILLIGLMGFLIGAIMLVLTGQVGVF, encoded by the coding sequence ATGGACGTTCCCTACGACCTCACCTCGTACGTTCGGGTGTTGAAGATGGCGACGACGCCCACGACCGAGGAGTTCCTCCAGGTATCGAAGATCGCCGGTGCAGGAATCCTGCTCATCGGGTTGATGGGCTTTCTCATCGGCGCAATCATGCTCGTCCTGACCGGACAGGTGGGTGTCTTCTGA
- a CDS encoding S1C family serine protease, with product MPFLGVEPRVSRDYCTRRRLLGAIGATAALGVGGVGGGVAQNETESANTTAQEGQGDGVDSPYTAVYRNTIDSVVLVTVSGTGGPGPGPGPGGGGGGGGGLGSGFVIDDQHIVTNNHVVAAASEDGIEIQFSNQEWRTASIVGTDVYSDLAVLRVDEMPDVAGGLSFVESQPAIGQEVLTLGNPLGFNASISQGIVSGVNRSLPSPTGFAIPAAIQTDASVNPGNSGGPLVNLDGEVLGVVFAGASQTIGFAISARLANRVVPALIEDGAYEHAYMGVGVLPVGPEIADAVGLEEAAGVLVAQVVRDGPADGVLEPVRRGRPGSGDVIVAIDGAEISTQAQLSSYLALETAPGDEIELEIVRDGERQTVALTLEERPDDVGP from the coding sequence ATGCCGTTCCTCGGGGTGGAACCCCGCGTGAGTCGAGATTACTGCACGCGGCGGCGACTCCTCGGCGCGATCGGGGCCACCGCGGCGCTGGGCGTCGGAGGCGTCGGGGGCGGCGTCGCACAGAACGAGACCGAGAGCGCGAACACGACGGCCCAGGAGGGACAGGGCGACGGCGTCGACAGTCCGTACACGGCGGTGTATCGCAACACCATCGACTCCGTCGTCCTCGTCACCGTCTCCGGGACGGGCGGTCCCGGTCCGGGCCCCGGCCCCGGCGGCGGTGGTGGCGGCGGTGGCGGACTCGGTTCCGGATTCGTCATCGACGATCAGCACATCGTGACGAACAACCACGTCGTAGCGGCCGCGAGCGAGGACGGTATCGAGATCCAGTTCAGCAATCAAGAGTGGCGGACCGCGTCGATCGTCGGCACGGACGTTTACAGCGACCTCGCCGTCCTGCGCGTCGACGAGATGCCCGACGTCGCCGGCGGACTCTCGTTCGTCGAGTCCCAGCCGGCGATCGGACAGGAGGTACTCACGCTCGGCAATCCGCTCGGCTTCAACGCCTCGATCTCGCAGGGAATCGTCAGCGGCGTCAACCGCTCGCTGCCGAGTCCGACGGGGTTCGCGATTCCGGCGGCCATCCAGACCGACGCGTCGGTCAACCCCGGGAACAGCGGCGGGCCGCTCGTGAACCTCGACGGCGAGGTGCTTGGGGTCGTCTTCGCCGGGGCCAGCCAGACGATCGGCTTCGCCATCTCGGCACGGCTCGCGAACCGTGTCGTGCCCGCGCTCATCGAGGACGGCGCGTACGAACACGCCTACATGGGCGTCGGCGTCCTGCCCGTCGGCCCCGAAATCGCCGACGCGGTCGGCCTCGAGGAAGCGGCCGGCGTCCTGGTCGCGCAGGTCGTCCGGGACGGACCCGCTGACGGGGTACTCGAGCCGGTCCGCCGCGGCCGTCCGGGCAGCGGTGACGTGATCGTCGCCATCGACGGAGCGGAGATCTCGACGCAGGCTCAGCTCTCGTCGTACCTCGCGCTCGAGACCGCCCCCGGAGACGAGATCGAACTCGAGATCGTCCGGGACGGCGAGCGCCAAACCGTGGCGTTGACGCTCGAGGAGCGGCCGGACGACGTCGGACCCTGA